The Athalia rosae chromosome 7, iyAthRosa1.1, whole genome shotgun sequence genome window below encodes:
- the LOC105693730 gene encoding uncharacterized protein CG5902 gives MAAGCCGTKKQKMNNSLSIPCNGTSSHQNGLKNGIIAHPEMCFFCFDVLYCQLHQLDPPKTPNFSNDAFPLFVTWAIGKDKRLRGCIGTFNAMHLHAGLREYAATSAFKDSRFNPISRDELPRLHVSVSILRHFEDGANYLDWEVGVHGIRIEFRNENGNKRTATYLPEVATEQGWDQIQTIDSLLRKGGFRGVVTPEIRRNLKLTRYRSEKVSVSYQDYMNHWHSQQC, from the exons ATGGCCGCTGGATGTTGTGGAACTAAAAAGCAGAAGATGAATAATTCGCTGAGTATACCGTGCAACGGAACGTCCTCCCATCAAAACGGATTAAAAAATGGAATCATCGCTCATCCGGAAATGTGCTTTTTCTGCTTTGACGTTCTATACTGCCAATTACATCAACTTGATCCTCCAAAAACGCCCAACTTTAGCAACGATGCATT CCCATTATTTGTGACTTGGGCTATCGGAAAGGACAAACGATTGAGGGGCTGCATTGGTACGTTCAACGCGATGCATCTCCACGCAGGTCTCCGTGAATATGCCGCCACAAG TGCTTTCAAGGATTCTCGTTTTAATCCAATAAGCCGAGACGAACTCCCTCGGCTCCACGTCAGCGTCTCGATTCTTCGTCACTTTGAAGATGGCGCAAATTATTTGGATTGGGAGGTCGGAGTTCATGGAATTCGAATAGAATTCCGTAATGAAAATGGCAACAAACGCACTGCCACTTACTTGCCCGAAGTAGCAACTGAACAAG GCTGGGACCAAATACAAACCATTGACTCCCTCCTGCGCAAAGGTGGTTTCAGGGGAGTGGTTACAcctgaaataagaagaaatttAAAGCTAACTCGTTACAGGAGTGAAAAAGTTTCTGTGAGCTATCAAGACTACATGAATCATTGGCATAGCCAACAATGCTAG
- the LOC105693728 gene encoding uncharacterized protein LOC105693728 produces MMAAKRKLTEIPVDAVVISPEEALKYQTDLIREWPNLGEVSALRFGVVILSGIAAASGSYLNTHFRRKLKLGKIGFASTYLPIVALPAMAAAGIHKLKISHKVLLEDFDCPLCLQAQAAIAQVFCGFVYPTVLGALGTFMYATRAATYRLPDVFHGLQGPVQVVTRLCKPIRTQLTILLIGQALSAAWITDREIKSYCHVKAYMAKVEEEYDREYDQGDSEERFLSFKD; encoded by the exons ATGATGGCTGCAAAGAGAAAACTTACTGAAATACCAGTAGATGCTGTGGTAATAAGTCCCGAAGAAGCGTTAAAATATCAAACAGATCTCATCCGTGAGTGGCCTAATTTGGGGGAGGT ATCAGCATTGCGCTTTGGAGTTGTTATACTTTCAGGTATTGCCGCTGCTTCCGGGTCATATCTGAATACTCACTTCCGCAGAAAACTTAAGCTTGGCAAAATTGGTTTTGCGAGTACCTACTTACCTATTGTAGCTTTGCCGGCAATGGCTGCAGCTGGCATTCACAAATTG aaaatttctcacaAAGTGCTTCTCGAGGACTTTGATTGCCCGTTATGTTTGCAAGCTCAGGCTGCAATAGCCCAAGTTTTTTGTGGTTTTGTTTATCCCACTGTATTAGGTGCACTTGGAACCTTCATG TACGCGACTCGTGCCGCAACCTACAGGCTACCCGATGTGTTCCATGGTCTACAAGGGCCGGTTCAGGTGGTGACAAGACTTTGCAAACCTATAAGAACACAGCTGACAATTCTACTCATTGGTCAGGCACTCTCAGCTGCATGGATCACAGACAGGGAGATCAAGTCTTATTGTCATGTAAAGGCATATATGGCAAAGGTTGAAGAAGAATATGATAGAGAGTATG atcaAGGAGATTCTGAAGAAAGATTCCTATCGTtcaaagattga
- the LOC105693726 gene encoding dipeptidase 1-like isoform X4, giving the protein MFQLYEGPRTDGMGYHSSHPRGKEVDILETCLQLSSPELICKIPNGDATRRVKDGLVSSSGKEKLSSRENGNGLGKRWLIILGLLFLGCAIVAGVGLPLALELRSSHLLEARLLVVKRILSETPLIDGHNDFAWNLRQSGGTAKDFPFEEDLSKNVTWGPEWQTDLVRLRRGNVGAQFWSAYVPCEAQFLDAVQLTLEQIDLVRRLTSKHPGGMRLVTSSAELEKAHKDGVIASLVGLEGGHSIGSSMAVLRSFHLLGARYMTLTHRCNTPWADSNLVEDPNEDVPLDFHSGGLSGFGRAIVKELNRLGMLVDLSHVSTQTMRAALAATKAPVIFSHSAARALCNSSRNVPDDILRNLSLNGGLVMVSFDSAHLSCSTSASMHDVIAHITHIRKTAGVNHVGLGAGYDGIVSPPTELPDVSGYPLLLAELTRDRRWSAADIKKLVGGNLLRVLKEAESQSSALSGQPPAEEWIAQELIEDSAYCRYHDT; this is encoded by the exons atgtttcAACTTTATGAAGGACCAAGGACTGATGGCATGGGTTACCATTCTTCACATCCCAGGGGAAAAGAAGTAGATATTCTTGAG ACTTGTCTTCAATTATCCTCTCCCGAGCTTATTTGCAAGATACCAAACGGCGATGCGACACGGCGAGTGAAAGATGGCCTGGTTTCGTCatcgggaaaagaaaaactcagcTCTCGTGAAAATG GAAATGGACTTGGTAAGCGTTGGCTAATCATTCTAGGATTGCTATTCCTGGGGTGTGCTATTGTAGCAGGTGTTGGTCTCCCCCTGGCCCTTGAACTTCGGAGTTCGCATCTCCTAGAAGCTAGACTTCTCGTTGTCAAACGGATACTGTCCGAAACTCCCCTAATTGATGG cCACAATGACTTTGCATGGAATCTACGCCAAAGTGGTGGTACAGCCAAAGACTTTCCTTTCGAAGAAGATCTCTCTAAAAATGTAACTTGGGGTCCAGAGTGGCAAACCGATTTAGTCCGTCTTCGACGTGGGAATGTCGGGGCTCAATTTTGGTCAGCGTATGTGCCATGCGAAGCTCAGTTCCTAGACGCTGTTCAACTAACTTTAGAACAAATCGATCTTGTAAGAAGACTCACATCTAAGCATCCTGGTGGAATGCGACTTGTAACCTCCAGCGCAGAGCTTGAAAAAGCTCACAAAGATGGAGTAATTGCTAGTCTCGTTGGTTTAGAGGGCGGACACAGCATAGGCTCGTCCATGGCAGTTTTACGTAGTTTTCATTTATTGGGTGCAAGATACATGACCTTGACACATCGTTGTAATACTCCATG GGCCGATTCAAATTTGGTGGAGGATCCGAACGAGGATGTTCCATTAGATTTTCATAGTGGAGGGCTATCCGGATTTGGGCGTGCAATTGTAAAGGAACTGAACAGATTAGGGATGTTGGTAGATCTGTCTCATGTTTCAACTCAAACAATGAGGGCTGCGTTAGCAGCCACTAAAGCCCCagtaattttttcacacaGTGCCGCTAGAGCATTATGTAACTCTTCAAGAAATGTTCCTGATGACATACTTCGCAATCTC TCTCTGAATGGGGGGCTAGTCATGGTGAGCTTTGATAGCGCTCATCTTAGCTGTAGTACTTCGGCATCTATGCACGATGTTATAG CACATATCACTCATATTCGTAAGACTGCAGGAGTGAATCATGTCGGGCTTGGTGCAGGCTATGATGGAATTGTTAG cCCTCCAACAGAGTTACCCGATGTTTCCGGCTATCCTTTGCTACTGGCGGAGTTAACAAGAGATAGGCGGTGGTCGGCAgcagatataaaaaaattagtcgGAGGAAACTTATTGAGAGTTTTAAAAGAAGCCGAAAGTCAATCATCAGCTCTTTCCGGACAGCCTCCCGCCGAAGAGTGGATCGCGCAAGAATTAATCGAAGATTCTGCCTACTGCAGATATCACGATACGtaa
- the LOC105693726 gene encoding dipeptidase 1-like isoform X3: MFQLYEGPRTDGMGYHSSHPRGKEVDILETCLQLSSPELICKIPNGDATRRVKDGLVSSSGKEKLSSRENGNGLGKRWLIILGLLFLGCAIVAGVGLPLALELRSSHLLEARLLVVKRILSETPLIDGHNDFAWNLRQSGGTAKDFPFEEDLSKNVTWGPEWQTDLVRLRRGNVGAQFWSAYVPCEAQFLDAVQLTLEQIDLVRRLTSKHPGGMRLVTSSAELEKAHKDGVIASLVGLEGGHSIGSSMAVLRSFHLLGARYMTLTHRCNTPWADSNLVEDPNEDVPLDFHSGGLSGFGRAIVKELNRLGMLVDLSHVSTQTMRAALAATKAPVIFSHSAARALCNSSRNVPDDILRNLSLNGGLVMVSFDSAHLSCSTSASMHDVIVLIGFISAHITHIRKTAGVNHVGLGAGYDGIVSPPTELPDVSGYPLLLAELTRDRRWSAADIKKLVGGNLLRVLKEAESQSSALSGQPPAEEWIAQELIEDSAYCRYHDT, translated from the exons atgtttcAACTTTATGAAGGACCAAGGACTGATGGCATGGGTTACCATTCTTCACATCCCAGGGGAAAAGAAGTAGATATTCTTGAG ACTTGTCTTCAATTATCCTCTCCCGAGCTTATTTGCAAGATACCAAACGGCGATGCGACACGGCGAGTGAAAGATGGCCTGGTTTCGTCatcgggaaaagaaaaactcagcTCTCGTGAAAATG GAAATGGACTTGGTAAGCGTTGGCTAATCATTCTAGGATTGCTATTCCTGGGGTGTGCTATTGTAGCAGGTGTTGGTCTCCCCCTGGCCCTTGAACTTCGGAGTTCGCATCTCCTAGAAGCTAGACTTCTCGTTGTCAAACGGATACTGTCCGAAACTCCCCTAATTGATGG cCACAATGACTTTGCATGGAATCTACGCCAAAGTGGTGGTACAGCCAAAGACTTTCCTTTCGAAGAAGATCTCTCTAAAAATGTAACTTGGGGTCCAGAGTGGCAAACCGATTTAGTCCGTCTTCGACGTGGGAATGTCGGGGCTCAATTTTGGTCAGCGTATGTGCCATGCGAAGCTCAGTTCCTAGACGCTGTTCAACTAACTTTAGAACAAATCGATCTTGTAAGAAGACTCACATCTAAGCATCCTGGTGGAATGCGACTTGTAACCTCCAGCGCAGAGCTTGAAAAAGCTCACAAAGATGGAGTAATTGCTAGTCTCGTTGGTTTAGAGGGCGGACACAGCATAGGCTCGTCCATGGCAGTTTTACGTAGTTTTCATTTATTGGGTGCAAGATACATGACCTTGACACATCGTTGTAATACTCCATG GGCCGATTCAAATTTGGTGGAGGATCCGAACGAGGATGTTCCATTAGATTTTCATAGTGGAGGGCTATCCGGATTTGGGCGTGCAATTGTAAAGGAACTGAACAGATTAGGGATGTTGGTAGATCTGTCTCATGTTTCAACTCAAACAATGAGGGCTGCGTTAGCAGCCACTAAAGCCCCagtaattttttcacacaGTGCCGCTAGAGCATTATGTAACTCTTCAAGAAATGTTCCTGATGACATACTTCGCAATCTC TCTCTGAATGGGGGGCTAGTCATGGTGAGCTTTGATAGCGCTCATCTTAGCTGTAGTACTTCGGCATCTATGCACGATGTTATAG TTCTTATTGGTTTTATTTCAGCACATATCACTCATATTCGTAAGACTGCAGGAGTGAATCATGTCGGGCTTGGTGCAGGCTATGATGGAATTGTTAG cCCTCCAACAGAGTTACCCGATGTTTCCGGCTATCCTTTGCTACTGGCGGAGTTAACAAGAGATAGGCGGTGGTCGGCAgcagatataaaaaaattagtcgGAGGAAACTTATTGAGAGTTTTAAAAGAAGCCGAAAGTCAATCATCAGCTCTTTCCGGACAGCCTCCCGCCGAAGAGTGGATCGCGCAAGAATTAATCGAAGATTCTGCCTACTGCAGATATCACGATACGtaa
- the LOC105693726 gene encoding dipeptidase 1-like isoform X2 encodes MFQLYEGPRTDGMGYHSSHPRGKEVDILETCLQLSSPELICKIPNGDATRRVKDGLVSSSGKEKLSSRENGNGLGKRWLIILGLLFLGCAIVAGVGLPLALELRSSHLLEARLLVVKRILSETPLIDGHNDFAWNLRQSGGTAKDFPFEEDLSKNVTWGPEWQTDLVRLRRGNVGAQFWSAYVPCEAQFLDAVQLTLEQIDLVRRLTSKHPGGMRLVTSSAELEKAHKDGVIASLVGLEGGHSIGSSMAVLRSFHLLGARYMTLTHRCNTPWADSNLVEDPNEDVPLDFHSGGLSGFGRAIVKELNRLGMLVDLSHVSTQTMRAALAATKAPVIFSHSAARALCNSSRNVPDDILRNLSLNGGLVMVSFDSAHLSCSTSASMHDVIAHITHIRKTAGVNHVGLGAGYDGIVRYVQSLFYKCAEEMTIKFYSPPTELPDVSGYPLLLAELTRDRRWSAADIKKLVGGNLLRVLKEAESQSSALSGQPPAEEWIAQELIEDSAYCRYHDT; translated from the exons atgtttcAACTTTATGAAGGACCAAGGACTGATGGCATGGGTTACCATTCTTCACATCCCAGGGGAAAAGAAGTAGATATTCTTGAG ACTTGTCTTCAATTATCCTCTCCCGAGCTTATTTGCAAGATACCAAACGGCGATGCGACACGGCGAGTGAAAGATGGCCTGGTTTCGTCatcgggaaaagaaaaactcagcTCTCGTGAAAATG GAAATGGACTTGGTAAGCGTTGGCTAATCATTCTAGGATTGCTATTCCTGGGGTGTGCTATTGTAGCAGGTGTTGGTCTCCCCCTGGCCCTTGAACTTCGGAGTTCGCATCTCCTAGAAGCTAGACTTCTCGTTGTCAAACGGATACTGTCCGAAACTCCCCTAATTGATGG cCACAATGACTTTGCATGGAATCTACGCCAAAGTGGTGGTACAGCCAAAGACTTTCCTTTCGAAGAAGATCTCTCTAAAAATGTAACTTGGGGTCCAGAGTGGCAAACCGATTTAGTCCGTCTTCGACGTGGGAATGTCGGGGCTCAATTTTGGTCAGCGTATGTGCCATGCGAAGCTCAGTTCCTAGACGCTGTTCAACTAACTTTAGAACAAATCGATCTTGTAAGAAGACTCACATCTAAGCATCCTGGTGGAATGCGACTTGTAACCTCCAGCGCAGAGCTTGAAAAAGCTCACAAAGATGGAGTAATTGCTAGTCTCGTTGGTTTAGAGGGCGGACACAGCATAGGCTCGTCCATGGCAGTTTTACGTAGTTTTCATTTATTGGGTGCAAGATACATGACCTTGACACATCGTTGTAATACTCCATG GGCCGATTCAAATTTGGTGGAGGATCCGAACGAGGATGTTCCATTAGATTTTCATAGTGGAGGGCTATCCGGATTTGGGCGTGCAATTGTAAAGGAACTGAACAGATTAGGGATGTTGGTAGATCTGTCTCATGTTTCAACTCAAACAATGAGGGCTGCGTTAGCAGCCACTAAAGCCCCagtaattttttcacacaGTGCCGCTAGAGCATTATGTAACTCTTCAAGAAATGTTCCTGATGACATACTTCGCAATCTC TCTCTGAATGGGGGGCTAGTCATGGTGAGCTTTGATAGCGCTCATCTTAGCTGTAGTACTTCGGCATCTATGCACGATGTTATAG CACATATCACTCATATTCGTAAGACTGCAGGAGTGAATCATGTCGGGCTTGGTGCAGGCTATGATGGAATTGTTAGGTATGTCCaaagtttattttataaatgtgCCGAAGAAATgacaataaaattttacagcCCTCCAACAGAGTTACCCGATGTTTCCGGCTATCCTTTGCTACTGGCGGAGTTAACAAGAGATAGGCGGTGGTCGGCAgcagatataaaaaaattagtcgGAGGAAACTTATTGAGAGTTTTAAAAGAAGCCGAAAGTCAATCATCAGCTCTTTCCGGACAGCCTCCCGCCGAAGAGTGGATCGCGCAAGAATTAATCGAAGATTCTGCCTACTGCAGATATCACGATACGtaa
- the LOC105693726 gene encoding dipeptidase 1-like isoform X1 has translation MFQLYEGPRTDGMGYHSSHPRGKEVDILETCLQLSSPELICKIPNGDATRRVKDGLVSSSGKEKLSSRENGNGLGKRWLIILGLLFLGCAIVAGVGLPLALELRSSHLLEARLLVVKRILSETPLIDGHNDFAWNLRQSGGTAKDFPFEEDLSKNVTWGPEWQTDLVRLRRGNVGAQFWSAYVPCEAQFLDAVQLTLEQIDLVRRLTSKHPGGMRLVTSSAELEKAHKDGVIASLVGLEGGHSIGSSMAVLRSFHLLGARYMTLTHRCNTPWADSNLVEDPNEDVPLDFHSGGLSGFGRAIVKELNRLGMLVDLSHVSTQTMRAALAATKAPVIFSHSAARALCNSSRNVPDDILRNLSLNGGLVMVSFDSAHLSCSTSASMHDVIVLIGFISAHITHIRKTAGVNHVGLGAGYDGIVRYVQSLFYKCAEEMTIKFYSPPTELPDVSGYPLLLAELTRDRRWSAADIKKLVGGNLLRVLKEAESQSSALSGQPPAEEWIAQELIEDSAYCRYHDT, from the exons atgtttcAACTTTATGAAGGACCAAGGACTGATGGCATGGGTTACCATTCTTCACATCCCAGGGGAAAAGAAGTAGATATTCTTGAG ACTTGTCTTCAATTATCCTCTCCCGAGCTTATTTGCAAGATACCAAACGGCGATGCGACACGGCGAGTGAAAGATGGCCTGGTTTCGTCatcgggaaaagaaaaactcagcTCTCGTGAAAATG GAAATGGACTTGGTAAGCGTTGGCTAATCATTCTAGGATTGCTATTCCTGGGGTGTGCTATTGTAGCAGGTGTTGGTCTCCCCCTGGCCCTTGAACTTCGGAGTTCGCATCTCCTAGAAGCTAGACTTCTCGTTGTCAAACGGATACTGTCCGAAACTCCCCTAATTGATGG cCACAATGACTTTGCATGGAATCTACGCCAAAGTGGTGGTACAGCCAAAGACTTTCCTTTCGAAGAAGATCTCTCTAAAAATGTAACTTGGGGTCCAGAGTGGCAAACCGATTTAGTCCGTCTTCGACGTGGGAATGTCGGGGCTCAATTTTGGTCAGCGTATGTGCCATGCGAAGCTCAGTTCCTAGACGCTGTTCAACTAACTTTAGAACAAATCGATCTTGTAAGAAGACTCACATCTAAGCATCCTGGTGGAATGCGACTTGTAACCTCCAGCGCAGAGCTTGAAAAAGCTCACAAAGATGGAGTAATTGCTAGTCTCGTTGGTTTAGAGGGCGGACACAGCATAGGCTCGTCCATGGCAGTTTTACGTAGTTTTCATTTATTGGGTGCAAGATACATGACCTTGACACATCGTTGTAATACTCCATG GGCCGATTCAAATTTGGTGGAGGATCCGAACGAGGATGTTCCATTAGATTTTCATAGTGGAGGGCTATCCGGATTTGGGCGTGCAATTGTAAAGGAACTGAACAGATTAGGGATGTTGGTAGATCTGTCTCATGTTTCAACTCAAACAATGAGGGCTGCGTTAGCAGCCACTAAAGCCCCagtaattttttcacacaGTGCCGCTAGAGCATTATGTAACTCTTCAAGAAATGTTCCTGATGACATACTTCGCAATCTC TCTCTGAATGGGGGGCTAGTCATGGTGAGCTTTGATAGCGCTCATCTTAGCTGTAGTACTTCGGCATCTATGCACGATGTTATAG TTCTTATTGGTTTTATTTCAGCACATATCACTCATATTCGTAAGACTGCAGGAGTGAATCATGTCGGGCTTGGTGCAGGCTATGATGGAATTGTTAGGTATGTCCaaagtttattttataaatgtgCCGAAGAAATgacaataaaattttacagcCCTCCAACAGAGTTACCCGATGTTTCCGGCTATCCTTTGCTACTGGCGGAGTTAACAAGAGATAGGCGGTGGTCGGCAgcagatataaaaaaattagtcgGAGGAAACTTATTGAGAGTTTTAAAAGAAGCCGAAAGTCAATCATCAGCTCTTTCCGGACAGCCTCCCGCCGAAGAGTGGATCGCGCAAGAATTAATCGAAGATTCTGCCTACTGCAGATATCACGATACGtaa
- the LOC105693727 gene encoding mitochondrial enolase superfamily member 1-like, which yields MDTITITDIDVKDLRFPTSLHADGSDAMHTDPNYSCAYVTITTDKGFEGYGLTFTLGRGTEVVTRACESMFRLVKGRNALNIFANFASFWRELTSDSQMRWIGPEKGVTHLATAAIVNALWDLWARIEGKPVWKLLTDLTPEQLVSTIDFRYISDVITKEEAISLLKRKAEGKEKREKLLLKNGYSAYTTQVGWLGYSDTKVSDLCQKYLDLGFTSFKAKVGVNIEEDIKRCRLIRKVIGYENKLMVDANQIWEVEEAIDWVKRLAEFKLTWIEEPTSPDDVLGHATIARALEPYGIGVATGEMCANRVMFKQLLQAKAIKYCQIDSARIGGINEILSVYFMALKFGVPVCPHAGGIGLCEMVQHLQMWDFISLSGTSEDRVIEYIDQQHEHFENPTNVKNAHYMPPLVPGYSTKLKNQTILDFEYPNGAEWQRMFNEGIFQKPID from the exons ATGGATACTATTACGATCACAGATATAGATGTCAAGGATCTTCGATTTCCAACTTCACTCCATGCCGATGGCAGTGATGCTATG CACACGGATCCTAATTATTCATGCGCATACGTGACAATTACTACCGACAAAGGTTTCGAAGGATATGGTCTAACTTTCACACTGGGCCGAGGCACGGAAGTAG TTACTCGGGCATGTGAGTCAATGTTCAGATTGGTCAAGGGTCGAAACGCCCTTAATATTTTTGCCAACTTTGCATCATTTTGGAGAGAATTAACCAGCGACTCTCAGATGAGATGG ATTGGACCTGAAAAAGGTGTCACTCATTTGGCAACAGCTGCGATTGTAAATGCCCTATGGGACTTATGGGCCCGCATTGAAGGAAAGCCTGTGTGGAAATTACTAACAGATTTGACTCCCGAACAACTTGTATCGACGATAGATTTTCGATACAT TTCTGATGTTATTACAAAGGAAGAAGCAATATCTTTGCTCAAAAGAAAAGCAGAGGGTaaagagaaacgagagaagcTTCTATTAAAAAATGGATATTCAGCTTACACTACTCAAGTAGGATGGCTAGGTTATTCTGATACAAAAGTTTCAGACTTATGCCAAAAATACCTCGATCTTGGATTCACATCTTTTAAAGCTAAAGTTGGAGTGAACATTGAAGAAGACATAAAGAGATGCCGTTTGATCAGAAAGGTAATTGGCTATGAAAATAAGCTTATGGTAGATGCCAATCAAATTTGGGAAGTCGAGGAAGCAATCGACTGGGTCAAGCGCTTGGCTGAGTTTAAATTAACTTGGATCGAGGAACCGACATCCCCGGATGATGTGTTAGGCCATGCTACAATTGCCAGGGCTTTAGAGCCCTATGGAATAGGAGTGGCAACAGGAGAGATGTGCGCAAATCGAGTTATGTTCAAGCAACTTCTTCAAGCAAAAGCAATAAAATATTGCCAAATTGACTCTGCTAGGATCGGTGGTATCAACGAAATACTATCAGTTTATTTCATGGCACTGAAGTTTGGCG TACCAGTTTGTCCGCATGCCGGAGGCATCGGGTTATGTGAAATGGTCCAGCACCTTCAAATGTGGGATTTTATATCTTTGAGTGGAACAAGTGAGGATAGAGTAATCGAATACATCGATCAACAGCATGAGCACTTTGAGAACCCAACGAATGTGAAAAATGCTCATTACATGCCGCCTCTCGTCCCTGGATATTcaacaaagttgaaaaatcaaaccatATTGGATTTCGAATATCCAAATGGAGCAGAATGGCAACGGATGTtcaatgaaggaatttttcagAAGCCTATAGATTAG
- the LOC105693731 gene encoding adenosine 5'-monophosphoramidase HINT3-like, which yields MSSNTGDCIFCKIIAGQAPCEMIYQDDVVICIKDIKPASTYHYLIIPKRHIDNAKVLHGPEDKDIFEHMVKVLSKISEEKGIVSSEARTGFHWPPFTSINHLHLHLISPVENMSFISRLIFRPNSLWFVSVDYVRSRFDNSS from the exons ATGTCTAGCAATACTGGtgattgtattttttgtaaaatcatTGCTGGCCAAGCACCCTGTGAAATGATATACCAG GACGACGTGGTAATCTGCATTAAAGATATCAAGCCAGCTTCCACGTATCATTACTTAATCATACCCAAACGTCACATAGATAATGCTAAAGTACTTCACGGTCCTGAAGACAAAGACATCT TTGAGCACATGGTCAAAGTCTTGTCAAAAATTAGCGAGGAAAAAGGAATTGTTTCAAGTGAGGCAAGAACAGGATTTCATTGGCCTCCATTTACCTCAATCAATCATTTGCACTTGCATCTTATATCCCCTGTGGAAAACATGAGCTTTATTTCACGATTGATATTTAGACCCAATAGCCTTTGGTTTGTCAGT GTGGATTACGTGAGATCTCGATTTGACAATTCAAGTTGA